A genomic window from Macaca mulatta isolate MMU2019108-1 chromosome 19, T2T-MMU8v2.0, whole genome shotgun sequence includes:
- the SULT2B1 gene encoding sulfotransferase 2B1 codes for MDGPAEPQIPGLWDTYEPDISEISQKLPGEYFRYKGVPFPVGLYSPESISLAENTQDVRDDDIFIITYPKSGTTWMIEIICLILKDGDPSWIRSVPIWERAPWCETIVGAFSLPDQYSPRLMSSHLPIQIFTKAFFSSKAKVIYMGRNPRDVVVSLYHYSKIAGQLKDPGTPDQFLRDFLKGEVQFGSWFDHIKGWLRMQGKDNFLFITYEELQQDLQGSVQRICGFLGRPLGKEALGSVVAHSTFGAMKANTMSNYTLLPPSLLDHRRGAFLRKGVCGDWKNHFTVAQSEAFDRVYRKQMRGMPTFPWDEDPEEDASPDPEPSPNPKPKPSLEPNSLEPETRPNSSPSPNPGQASEPLHPRP; via the exons CCAGAAGTTGCCAGGTGAATACTTCCGGTACAAGGGCGTCCCCTTCCCCGTCGGCCTGTACTCGCCCGAGAGCATCAGCTTGGCGGAGAACACCCAAGATGTGCGGGACGACGACATCTTTATCATCACCTACCCCAAGTCAG GCACGACCTGGATGATCGAGATCATCTGCTTAATCCTGAAGGACGGGGATCCGTCCTGGATCCGCTCCGTGCCCATCTGGGAGCGGGCACCCTGGTGTGAGACCATCGTGGGTGCCTTCAGCCTCCCGGACCAGTACAGCCCTCGCCTCATGAGCTCCCATCTTCCCATCCAGATCTTCACCAAGGCCTTCTTCAGCTCCAAGGCCAAG GTGATCTACATGGGCCGCAACCCCCGGGACGTCGTGGTCTCCCTCTATCATTACTCCAAGATTGCCGGGCAGTTAAAGGATCCAGGCACGCCCGACCAGTTCCTGAGGGACTTCCTCAAAGGCGAAG TGCAGTTTGGCTCCTGGTTCGACCACATTAAGGGCTGGCTTCGGATGCAGGGCAAAGATAACTTCCTATTTATCACCTACGAGGAGCTGCAACAG GACTTACAGGGCTCCGTGCAGCGCATCTGCGGGTTCCTGGGCCGTCCGCTGGGCAAGGAGGCACTGGGCTCCGTCGTGGCACACTCGACCTTCGGCGCCATGAAGGCCAACACCATGTCCAACTACACACTGCTGCCTCCCAGCCTGCTGGACCACCGTCGCGGGGCCTTCCTCCGGAAAG GGGTCTGCGGCGACTGGAAGAACCACTTCACGGTGGCCCAGAGCGAAGCCTTCGATCGTGTCTACCGCAAGCAGATGCGGGGGATGCCGACCTTCCCCTGGGATGAAGACCCGGAGGAGGACGCCAGCCCGGACCCTGAGCCCAGCCCCAATCCTAAGCCCAAGCCCAGCCTTGAGCCCAACAGCCTGGAGCCTGAAACTAGACCcaactccagccccagccccaacccTGGCCAGGCCTCTGAGCCCCTGCACCCGCGACCCTGA